From a single Staphylococcus epidermidis genomic region:
- the gcvPA gene encoding aminomethyl-transferring glycine dehydrogenase subunit GcvPA, producing MSHRYIPLTEQDKNEMLNSIGAKSISELFDDIPTDILLKRNLNIAESEAETILLRRLNRLAAKNTTKETHATFLGAGVYDHYTPAVVDAMISRSEFYTAYTPYQPEISQGELQAIFEFQTLICELTDMDVANSSMYDGMTSFAEACILALSHTKKNKIVVSSGLHYQALQILHTYAKTRDEFEIIEVDLKGTITDLEKLEQLIDDNTAAVAVQYPNFYGSIEDLEQINNYIKDKKALFIVYANPLSLGLLTPPGTFGADIVVGDTQPFGIPTQFGGPHCGYFATTKKLMRKVPGRLVGQTQDDEGNRGFVLTLQAREQHIRRDKATSNICSNQALNALASSIAMSALGKQGIYEIAVQNLKNANYAKNKFEEHGFEVLKAQSFNEFVVKFNQPIKNINLKLAEYGYIGGFDLGEVSDDFKNHMLVAVTELRSKDEIDDFVTKAGELND from the coding sequence TTGAGTCATCGTTATATACCATTAACAGAACAAGATAAAAATGAAATGCTAAATAGTATTGGGGCAAAATCTATTTCCGAATTATTTGATGATATACCTACAGATATTTTATTAAAAAGAAATTTAAATATTGCCGAAAGCGAAGCGGAGACGATATTACTTAGAAGGTTAAATCGTCTCGCAGCTAAAAATACAACTAAAGAAACACATGCAACATTTCTAGGTGCGGGCGTTTATGATCATTATACTCCAGCTGTTGTCGATGCAATGATTTCAAGATCTGAATTCTACACCGCATATACACCTTATCAACCTGAAATTTCTCAAGGTGAGTTACAAGCAATTTTTGAATTTCAAACACTCATTTGTGAATTAACAGATATGGATGTAGCAAATTCTTCTATGTATGATGGTATGACTAGTTTTGCTGAAGCATGTATATTGGCACTAAGTCATACGAAAAAAAATAAAATTGTAGTTTCAAGTGGACTACATTATCAAGCTTTACAAATTCTACACACATACGCCAAAACTCGTGATGAATTTGAAATAATTGAAGTTGATCTTAAAGGTACTATTACTGATTTAGAGAAATTAGAACAACTTATCGATGACAACACAGCAGCTGTCGCTGTCCAATATCCCAATTTTTATGGTTCTATTGAAGATTTAGAACAAATTAATAACTATATAAAGGATAAAAAAGCTTTATTTATCGTATATGCCAATCCACTTTCTTTAGGATTACTAACACCCCCAGGTACATTCGGGGCAGACATAGTAGTGGGAGATACACAGCCTTTTGGTATTCCTACACAATTTGGGGGTCCGCATTGTGGATACTTTGCTACAACAAAGAAATTAATGAGAAAAGTACCTGGTCGATTAGTTGGGCAAACTCAAGATGACGAAGGTAATCGTGGATTTGTTCTCACGTTACAAGCTAGAGAACAACATATCCGCCGTGATAAAGCAACTTCTAATATTTGTTCAAATCAAGCTTTAAATGCACTTGCATCTTCAATAGCAATGTCAGCTTTAGGTAAACAAGGTATTTATGAAATTGCAGTTCAAAATCTTAAAAATGCCAATTATGCCAAAAATAAGTTTGAAGAACATGGTTTTGAGGTACTAAAAGCACAATCTTTTAATGAATTTGTAGTCAAATTTAATCAACCAATAAAAAATATTAATCTTAAATTAGCAGAATATGGATATATTGGTGGTTTTGACTTAGGTGAAGTATCTGATGATTTTAAAAACCATATGTTAGTAGCAGTTACAGAGTTAAGATCTAAAGATGAAATCGATGATTTCGTTACGAAAGCAGGTGAGTTAAATGATTAG
- the gcvPB gene encoding aminomethyl-transferring glycine dehydrogenase subunit GcvPB — protein sequence MISKSSPLIFERSKKDRYAYSLPQNDIENISIASLLDDKYIRKHKAEFPEVSELDLVRHYTELSNKNFGVDTGFYPLGSCTMKYNPKINEKVARISGFSESHPLQEEEHVQGSLEIIYSLQEELKEITGMDEVTLQPAAGAHGEWTALMIFKAYHEKNGQSHRDEVIVPDSAHGTNPASASFAGFKSVTVKSNQRGEVDIEDLKRVVNDNTAAIMLTNPNTLGIFEQDIIEIGKIVHEAGGLLYYDGANLNAILDKVRPGDMGFDAVHLNLHKTFTGPHGGGGPGSGPVGVVEKLASYLPKPMVIKDNDRYKYDNDIPNSIGRVKPFYGNFGIYLRAYTYIRSMGANGLKEVSEAAVLNANYIKSRLKNHFEIPFNQYCKHEFVLSGTLQKQYGVRTLDMAKRLLDFGVHPPTIYFPLNVEEGMMIEPTETESKETLDYFIDAMIQIADETKNDPDKVLEAPHTTIIDRLDETTAARKPILKFEELKDEKYKEHTNIDSEDN from the coding sequence ATGATTAGTAAATCAAGTCCTTTAATATTTGAAAGATCCAAAAAAGATAGATATGCGTATTCATTACCACAAAATGACATTGAGAATATCAGTATTGCTTCACTCTTAGATGATAAGTATATTCGTAAACATAAGGCTGAATTTCCCGAGGTTTCAGAATTAGATTTAGTTAGACATTATACCGAACTATCAAATAAAAATTTCGGGGTAGATACTGGATTTTACCCATTAGGTTCTTGTACGATGAAATATAATCCTAAAATCAATGAAAAGGTAGCGCGTATTTCTGGTTTTAGTGAATCTCATCCTTTACAAGAAGAAGAACACGTTCAAGGTTCTCTTGAAATTATATATAGTTTACAAGAAGAATTGAAGGAAATTACTGGTATGGATGAAGTTACCCTACAACCTGCTGCAGGTGCACATGGTGAGTGGACTGCTTTAATGATTTTCAAAGCTTATCATGAAAAAAATGGACAAAGCCATCGTGATGAAGTAATAGTGCCTGATTCAGCACATGGTACTAATCCTGCTTCTGCCTCATTTGCTGGATTTAAATCAGTAACTGTAAAATCTAATCAACGTGGGGAAGTTGACATAGAAGATTTAAAAAGAGTAGTAAACGATAATACAGCTGCAATCATGTTAACTAATCCAAATACATTAGGTATATTTGAACAGGATATTATTGAAATAGGGAAAATCGTTCATGAAGCAGGAGGTTTATTATATTACGATGGAGCAAATTTAAATGCTATTTTAGATAAAGTACGTCCTGGTGATATGGGCTTTGATGCGGTACATCTTAATTTGCACAAAACATTCACTGGTCCTCATGGCGGTGGTGGACCAGGATCAGGACCAGTTGGAGTAGTAGAGAAATTAGCCAGTTATCTACCTAAGCCTATGGTTATAAAAGATAACGATAGGTATAAATATGATAATGATATTCCAAATTCAATTGGACGAGTAAAACCGTTTTATGGAAATTTCGGCATTTATTTAAGAGCATATACTTATATCAGATCAATGGGAGCCAATGGTTTAAAAGAAGTATCTGAAGCTGCCGTTCTTAATGCGAATTATATAAAATCTCGCCTTAAAAATCACTTTGAAATTCCGTTCAATCAATATTGTAAACATGAATTTGTATTAAGTGGAACTTTACAAAAACAATATGGTGTCAGAACATTAGATATGGCTAAGCGACTGTTAGATTTTGGTGTGCATCCACCTACAATATATTTTCCTCTCAATGTCGAAGAAGGAATGATGATTGAGCCAACAGAAACTGAATCTAAAGAAACACTTGATTACTTTATTGATGCGATGATTCAAATCGCTGACGAAACAAAAAATGATCCAGATAAAGTTTTAGAAGCACCACATACGACTATAATTGATCGATTAGATGAGACCACTGCAGCACGAAAACCAATTCTTAAATTTGAAGAACTTAAGGACGAAAAGTATAAAGAACACACAAATATTGATTCTGAAGATAATTAA
- a CDS encoding rhodanese-like domain-containing protein produces the protein MSISLYIAIGIIVIIIAYMIIQQILNKRAVNELDQNEFHKGLRKAQVIDVREKVDYDYGHINGARNIPITVFKQRYQGLRNDQPIYLCDANGIASYRAARILRKNGYKNIYMLKGGYKKWTGKIKSKK, from the coding sequence ATGAGTATCTCTTTGTACATTGCAATTGGTATTATTGTTATTATCATTGCATATATGATTATCCAACAAATTCTTAATAAGCGAGCTGTAAATGAATTAGACCAAAATGAATTCCATAAAGGTTTAAGAAAAGCTCAAGTTATTGATGTGAGGGAAAAAGTGGATTATGATTATGGACATATTAATGGTGCACGTAATATTCCTATCACAGTATTTAAGCAACGATATCAAGGACTAAGAAATGACCAACCTATTTATTTATGTGATGCTAATGGTATAGCAAGTTATCGTGCTGCACGTATATTAAGAAAAAATGGATATAAAAATATTTACATGCTTAAAGGCGGTTACAAAAAATGGACAGGTAAAATAAAATCTAAAAAGTAA
- a CDS encoding shikimate kinase, with amino-acid sequence MKSIQVPIILVGFMGTGKTTVGKYLSDLYNLSYVDLDNFIEVNECKSIPNIFNDIGEKGFRSLETRYLKSCLNTFDIISTGGGIIEDTNSLKLLKNQKHVVWLDCDIEIIFKRVKNDSHRPNAKSKNLNQLDALYSSRLSRYNEIAFMKVDSAQSVSEICTLIKTKLLSD; translated from the coding sequence TTGAAGAGTATTCAAGTGCCTATTATTTTAGTTGGTTTCATGGGAACTGGTAAAACTACTGTTGGAAAATATCTTTCAGATTTATATAATTTAAGTTATGTGGATTTAGATAATTTTATTGAAGTAAATGAATGTAAATCTATACCTAATATATTTAATGATATCGGAGAAAAAGGATTTAGATCATTGGAGACTAGATACCTAAAATCTTGTCTCAATACTTTCGATATTATTTCAACTGGAGGAGGTATTATAGAAGATACGAATTCATTAAAGCTCTTAAAAAATCAAAAGCATGTAGTTTGGCTAGACTGTGACATTGAAATCATTTTCAAACGAGTTAAAAATGATTCACATAGACCCAATGCTAAAAGTAAAAATCTTAACCAACTTGATGCCTTGTATTCTTCAAGACTTTCAAGATATAATGAAATCGCATTCATGAAAGTTGATAGTGCACAGAGTGTTTCTGAAATTTGCACTTTAATTAAAACAAAATTATTAAGCGATTGA
- the gcvT gene encoding glycine cleavage system aminomethyltransferase GcvT has translation MTTDLKKTPLYQNYVDSGAKIVEFGGWAMPVQFSSIKEEHNAVRYNVGLFDVSHMGEIEISGKDAEQFIQYILSNDTNLLTNDKAMYSALCNDEGGIIDDLVTYKLNENHYLLIVNAANTNKDYQWIKKHSSNFTVDVSNTSDKYGQLAIQGPHSRALINELVDIDVSHMAMFEFKQNVQIFGKSIILSQSGYTGEDGFEIYCKQEDTKDIWEQLLEYDVTPCGLGARDTLRLEAGLPLHGQDLSESITPYEGGIAFAAKPLIENHFIGKSVLKAQKENGSERRTVGLELLGKGIARTGYDVLDENSNEIGFVTSGTQSPSSGKSIALAIIDRDAFEMGKKVIVQIRKRQVEAKIVKKNQIEK, from the coding sequence ATGACAACAGATTTGAAAAAAACACCTTTATATCAAAATTACGTTGATAGTGGTGCTAAAATTGTTGAGTTCGGAGGATGGGCAATGCCTGTTCAATTCTCAAGTATCAAAGAAGAACATAATGCAGTTAGATATAATGTTGGTCTTTTTGATGTAAGTCATATGGGAGAGATAGAAATTAGTGGTAAAGATGCAGAACAATTCATACAATACATCCTTTCTAATGATACAAATCTTCTAACAAATGATAAAGCAATGTATAGTGCGTTATGTAATGATGAGGGGGGCATCATTGATGATTTAGTTACATATAAACTTAATGAAAACCACTACTTGCTTATTGTAAATGCAGCCAATACCAATAAAGATTATCAATGGATTAAGAAACATAGCTCTAATTTTACTGTAGATGTGAGCAATACTTCAGACAAATACGGCCAATTAGCTATTCAAGGTCCTCATTCAAGAGCATTAATAAATGAATTAGTGGATATAGATGTAAGCCATATGGCAATGTTTGAATTCAAACAGAACGTACAAATCTTTGGTAAATCTATTATTCTTTCGCAGTCTGGTTATACTGGAGAAGATGGCTTTGAAATTTACTGTAAGCAAGAAGATACTAAGGATATATGGGAGCAATTATTAGAATACGATGTTACACCATGCGGTTTAGGTGCTCGTGATACGCTAAGACTTGAAGCAGGATTACCTTTACATGGTCAAGATTTATCTGAATCAATTACTCCTTATGAAGGAGGGATAGCCTTCGCTGCTAAACCGTTAATTGAAAATCATTTTATTGGCAAATCCGTACTCAAAGCTCAAAAAGAAAATGGTTCCGAGCGTAGAACAGTAGGTCTTGAACTATTAGGTAAAGGCATTGCTAGAACAGGTTATGACGTACTAGATGAAAATAGTAATGAAATTGGTTTCGTTACATCAGGAACACAATCCCCATCTTCTGGTAAATCTATAGCACTTGCAATAATAGATAGAGATGCATTTGAAATGGGCAAAAAAGTAATTGTGCAAATACGTAAGCGTCAAGTTGAGGCAAAAATAGTTAAAAAAAATCAAATTGAGAAATAA
- a CDS encoding competence type IV pilus minor pilin ComGF: MKYNYSIIKYVGRIKHLIREHVFQFNIKAFTYIEALFALFVTTLILALLPTILKLTSFYLNTAQNNEDIQFEFFRRDLLKEKMTTQNNYEIENAYTIKLKKDKDVIRYIYKNRKIYKNINQKGNITLLNHVLSTRILKTNDNIVKLLITTGETNDEHKEILFI; the protein is encoded by the coding sequence ATTATTCAATAATAAAATATGTGGGGAGGATAAAGCATTTAATACGCGAACATGTATTTCAATTTAATATAAAAGCATTTACTTACATCGAAGCATTATTTGCTTTATTTGTGACTACTTTAATTCTCGCTTTATTACCTACTATACTTAAATTGACTTCGTTTTATCTTAATACTGCTCAAAATAACGAAGATATTCAATTTGAATTTTTTAGAAGAGATTTACTTAAAGAGAAAATGACGACTCAAAACAATTATGAGATAGAAAATGCATATACAATTAAACTTAAGAAAGATAAAGATGTTATTAGATATATTTATAAAAACCGTAAAATTTACAAAAACATTAATCAAAAAGGTAATATTACATTGTTAAATCACGTCTTGTCTACTCGTATATTAAAAACGAACGATAATATAGTAAAATTATTAATAACAACAGGAGAAACGAACGATGAACACAAAGAAATCCTGTTTATATAG